In a genomic window of Nyctibius grandis isolate bNycGra1 chromosome 4, bNycGra1.pri, whole genome shotgun sequence:
- the CDCA4 gene encoding cell division cycle-associated protein 4 isoform X2 — protein sequence MGEEEGVHQTQLLDTMFVRGLKRKCFDGEEDIDGTLAGIKAIPSYNLQRQSLLDMSLVKLQLCHMLVEPNLCRSVLIANTVRQIQEEMTQDGTWQMINTQSTGQASLDRLVSTDILCRSSREQAEGKHVAGYSTFNKDFEGDQAQDSSETMSTASSVQALRNLQSNVWEMENPQENKGNFQKSLDQIFETLENRSPNSVEDLFSEVDNSYYDLDTMLTGMMSNTKMGHCDGLETFSSPTTTTSNSNCKSDLNELDHIVEILVES from the exons atgggagaagaggaaggagtaCATCAAACACAATTACTG gacaCAATGTTTGTGCGAGgattaaagagaaaatgttttgatggCGAGGAAGATATTGACGGAACTCTGGCTGGTATTAAGGCTATTCCTTCATATAATCTTCAGCGGCAGTCACTTTTAGATATGTCCTTGGTTAAACTTCAGCTGTGTCACATGCTGGTTGAACCTAACCTTTGTCGTTCGGTACTTATAGCCAACACGGTACGGCAGATCCAAGAGGAAATGACTCAAGATGGGACTTGGCAGATGATAAATACACAGAGTACAGGGCAGGCATCCCTGGATCGTCTTGTTTCAACAGATATCCTCTGTCGTTCATCTAGGGAACAAGCTGAAGGAAAGCATGTTGCAGGCTATAGTACTTTCAATAAAGACTTTGAAGGTGACCAGGCACAAGACAGTTCAGAAACTATGTCAACAGCCTCTTCAGTGCAAGCTCTGAGAAACCTGCAGAGCAATGTGTGGGAAATGGAGAATccacaagaaaataaaggaaacttTCAAAAATCATTAGATCAAATATTTGAGACACTGGAGAATAGAAGTCCTAATTCTGTTGAAGATCTGTTTTCAGAAGTTGACAATTCTTACTATGATCTTGATACTATGTTAACAGGCATGATGAGCAACACAAAAATGGGACACTGTGATGGGCTTGAAACGTTTTCTTCTCCAACAACTACAACTTCTAACTCTAATTGTAAATCTGATCTTAATGAGCTTGATCATATTGTGGAAATCCTTGTTGAATCCTGA
- the CDCA4 gene encoding cell division cycle-associated protein 4 isoform X3 — MFVRGLKRKCFDGEEDIDGTLAGIKAIPSYNLQRQSLLDMSLVKLQLCHMLVEPNLCRSVLIANTVRQIQEEMTQDGTWQMINTQSTGQASLDRLVSTDILCRSSREQAEGKHVAGYSTFNKDFEGDQAQDSSETMSTASSVQALRNLQSNVWEMENPQENKGNFQKSLDQIFETLENRSPNSVEDLFSEVDNSYYDLDTMLTGMMSNTKMGHCDGLETFSSPTTTTSNSNCKSDLNELDHIVEILVES; from the coding sequence ATGTTTGTGCGAGgattaaagagaaaatgttttgatggCGAGGAAGATATTGACGGAACTCTGGCTGGTATTAAGGCTATTCCTTCATATAATCTTCAGCGGCAGTCACTTTTAGATATGTCCTTGGTTAAACTTCAGCTGTGTCACATGCTGGTTGAACCTAACCTTTGTCGTTCGGTACTTATAGCCAACACGGTACGGCAGATCCAAGAGGAAATGACTCAAGATGGGACTTGGCAGATGATAAATACACAGAGTACAGGGCAGGCATCCCTGGATCGTCTTGTTTCAACAGATATCCTCTGTCGTTCATCTAGGGAACAAGCTGAAGGAAAGCATGTTGCAGGCTATAGTACTTTCAATAAAGACTTTGAAGGTGACCAGGCACAAGACAGTTCAGAAACTATGTCAACAGCCTCTTCAGTGCAAGCTCTGAGAAACCTGCAGAGCAATGTGTGGGAAATGGAGAATccacaagaaaataaaggaaacttTCAAAAATCATTAGATCAAATATTTGAGACACTGGAGAATAGAAGTCCTAATTCTGTTGAAGATCTGTTTTCAGAAGTTGACAATTCTTACTATGATCTTGATACTATGTTAACAGGCATGATGAGCAACACAAAAATGGGACACTGTGATGGGCTTGAAACGTTTTCTTCTCCAACAACTACAACTTCTAACTCTAATTGTAAATCTGATCTTAATGAGCTTGATCATATTGTGGAAATCCTTGTTGAATCCTGA
- the CDCA4 gene encoding cell division cycle-associated protein 4 isoform X1, giving the protein MFLTPVVPHWPFYNLDTMFVRGLKRKCFDGEEDIDGTLAGIKAIPSYNLQRQSLLDMSLVKLQLCHMLVEPNLCRSVLIANTVRQIQEEMTQDGTWQMINTQSTGQASLDRLVSTDILCRSSREQAEGKHVAGYSTFNKDFEGDQAQDSSETMSTASSVQALRNLQSNVWEMENPQENKGNFQKSLDQIFETLENRSPNSVEDLFSEVDNSYYDLDTMLTGMMSNTKMGHCDGLETFSSPTTTTSNSNCKSDLNELDHIVEILVES; this is encoded by the exons ATGTTCCTGACCCCTGTTGTACCACACTGGCCATTCTATAACCTG gacaCAATGTTTGTGCGAGgattaaagagaaaatgttttgatggCGAGGAAGATATTGACGGAACTCTGGCTGGTATTAAGGCTATTCCTTCATATAATCTTCAGCGGCAGTCACTTTTAGATATGTCCTTGGTTAAACTTCAGCTGTGTCACATGCTGGTTGAACCTAACCTTTGTCGTTCGGTACTTATAGCCAACACGGTACGGCAGATCCAAGAGGAAATGACTCAAGATGGGACTTGGCAGATGATAAATACACAGAGTACAGGGCAGGCATCCCTGGATCGTCTTGTTTCAACAGATATCCTCTGTCGTTCATCTAGGGAACAAGCTGAAGGAAAGCATGTTGCAGGCTATAGTACTTTCAATAAAGACTTTGAAGGTGACCAGGCACAAGACAGTTCAGAAACTATGTCAACAGCCTCTTCAGTGCAAGCTCTGAGAAACCTGCAGAGCAATGTGTGGGAAATGGAGAATccacaagaaaataaaggaaacttTCAAAAATCATTAGATCAAATATTTGAGACACTGGAGAATAGAAGTCCTAATTCTGTTGAAGATCTGTTTTCAGAAGTTGACAATTCTTACTATGATCTTGATACTATGTTAACAGGCATGATGAGCAACACAAAAATGGGACACTGTGATGGGCTTGAAACGTTTTCTTCTCCAACAACTACAACTTCTAACTCTAATTGTAAATCTGATCTTAATGAGCTTGATCATATTGTGGAAATCCTTGTTGAATCCTGA